A region of Mammaliicoccus sp. Dog046 DNA encodes the following proteins:
- a CDS encoding phosphate ABC transporter ATP-binding protein produces MDNDVIVKFNRVNYELDGSKILNDINGSIYKGYITSIIGPSGAGKSTLLSFINLLKSPSNGDISINNKHIDTYNPIELRKKVQLVSQEATMIEGSVKDNLELPLKLQNKNMTDEEVVKFLTSVDLPASFLNKSSKSLSGGEKQKLSLARALVNRPEVILLDEVTSALDRNSKNAIEQLLLKIKAEYQVSMIWITHDIDQAMRMSDYIWVMIDGEVAEIGTADEINHSTNQNVRRFIGEKRI; encoded by the coding sequence TTGGATAACGATGTAATTGTAAAATTTAATCGTGTGAATTATGAATTAGATGGTTCAAAAATTTTAAATGATATTAATGGTTCTATTTATAAAGGTTATATTACTTCTATTATTGGTCCTTCTGGAGCAGGGAAGTCTACATTATTGTCTTTTATTAATTTATTAAAATCTCCATCAAATGGTGATATAAGCATAAATAATAAACATATAGATACATATAATCCAATAGAGTTAAGGAAAAAAGTTCAGTTGGTTTCACAAGAAGCAACGATGATTGAAGGTTCGGTAAAGGATAATCTAGAATTGCCTTTAAAGTTGCAAAATAAAAATATGACTGACGAAGAAGTGGTAAAATTTTTAACAAGTGTTGATTTACCAGCATCTTTTTTAAATAAAAGTAGTAAATCTTTATCCGGTGGAGAGAAACAAAAGTTATCTTTAGCACGTGCATTAGTGAATCGACCAGAAGTCATTTTATTAGATGAAGTTACATCTGCTTTAGATCGTAATTCAAAAAATGCCATTGAACAATTATTGTTAAAGATTAAAGCAGAATATCAAGTTTCGATGATATGGATTACACACGATATAGATCAAGCGATGAGAATGAGTGATTATATTTGGGTAATGATTGATGGTGAAGTTGCAGAAATAGGAACTGCCGATGAAATTAATCATTCTACAAATCAAAATGTCAGAAGATTTATAGGAGAAAAACGCATATGA
- a CDS encoding ABC transporter permease gives MSITSVILMFIFIIIPIVISKYFNIGIEKDTIIAAVRSFVQLLIVGYILQFIFDQNSHIFIFLMILLIIGAATQNARKKGLAIPGITWKLLLAYVSVEIITQGILIGFKITPATAQYMIPISGMIIGNSMVLSILFLNRFMSEIKQNENVVKLILSLGGTPKQAVHKQLITSIQSSIIPTIEQQKTIGLVQLPGMMSGQIIAGADPLEAVLFQILIVFVLLTAAVMTSVILGFLSYPTLFNKHLQLIESRIK, from the coding sequence ATGAGTATAACATCAGTCATTTTAATGTTCATTTTTATCATTATACCAATCGTGATTTCTAAATATTTTAATATAGGCATAGAAAAAGATACAATCATAGCGGCAGTTAGGTCATTTGTTCAATTACTCATTGTAGGTTACATACTGCAGTTTATATTTGATCAAAATAGTCATATATTTATATTCTTGATGATCCTTCTTATTATTGGGGCGGCGACACAAAATGCTAGAAAGAAAGGTTTGGCTATTCCAGGTATAACTTGGAAATTATTGCTCGCATATGTGTCAGTTGAAATTATTACACAAGGCATATTGATAGGATTTAAAATCACACCGGCAACGGCTCAATATATGATTCCAATCAGTGGAATGATTATCGGTAATTCAATGGTATTAAGTATTTTGTTTTTAAATCGATTTATGTCTGAAATAAAACAAAATGAAAATGTAGTAAAACTTATTTTAAGTTTAGGAGGTACACCTAAACAAGCAGTACATAAACAACTGATTACCTCTATACAGTCAAGTATCATACCAACGATTGAACAACAGAAGACAATAGGTTTAGTACAGTTACCCGGCATGATGAGTGGACAAATTATAGCAGGAGCTGATCCATTAGAAGCGGTACTATTCCAAATATTAATTGTATTTGTATTATTAACAGCTGCAGTAATGACAAGTGTTATTTTAGGATTTCTTTCATACCCAACATTGTTTAACAAACACTTACAGCTGATTGAAAGTCGTATTAAATAA
- a CDS encoding aldehyde dehydrogenase, with translation MTIANQFENIQSFFDSDTTKDIKYRKKQLRLLKKAIKSNETDLIAALQLDLGKNSVESYATEIGYIYKSISLMIKDIKQLASKKNVNTPVFLFPSKSYTIHEPYGTVLIIGPFNYPFQLVFEPLIGAIAAGNCAVVKPSELTPNVTRVIQNIIAQAFEEDFVTCVTGDKTVTEELLTYPFDFVFFTGSTKIGQIVYEQASKQLIPVALELGGKSPAIVDKTANIKVAAERIAFGKYINAGQTCVAPDYVLIDACIKQQFINAVKSTIQEFYSKDAKNSDDFGRIVNEAHTQRLSNLINETSGDIVYGGNSDESTRYIEPTVVDNVKFDDILMEDEIFGPILPIMTYESFGDAIQYIKSKPKPLALYLFSEDENHTDEVVNRLSFGGGCINDTLLHVGNFNLPFGGVGHSGIGKYHGKSSFELFSNVKGMMFKTTKLETGVLFPPYKGKGKYVRAMFKK, from the coding sequence TTGACTATAGCTAATCAATTTGAAAACATACAATCTTTTTTTGATAGTGATACAACTAAAGATATTAAATACAGAAAAAAGCAACTTCGCCTATTAAAAAAAGCAATTAAATCAAATGAAACAGATTTAATTGCTGCTTTACAATTAGATTTAGGAAAGAATTCTGTTGAGTCATATGCAACAGAGATTGGTTATATTTATAAAAGTATTTCTTTAATGATAAAGGATATAAAACAATTAGCGAGTAAGAAAAACGTAAATACACCTGTCTTCTTATTCCCTAGTAAAAGTTATACGATACATGAGCCATACGGTACAGTCCTTATTATTGGACCATTCAATTATCCATTCCAATTAGTATTTGAACCTTTAATCGGTGCAATTGCTGCTGGAAACTGTGCTGTTGTTAAGCCATCAGAACTCACACCAAATGTAACTCGTGTTATTCAAAACATCATAGCGCAAGCATTTGAAGAAGACTTTGTCACTTGTGTAACTGGTGATAAAACAGTCACTGAAGAACTGTTAACTTATCCATTTGATTTTGTATTTTTCACAGGATCTACAAAAATTGGCCAAATTGTTTACGAACAAGCAAGTAAACAATTGATTCCTGTTGCCCTTGAATTAGGTGGAAAAAGTCCAGCTATCGTCGATAAAACAGCCAATATCAAAGTTGCAGCTGAACGAATTGCTTTTGGTAAATATATTAATGCAGGACAAACTTGTGTTGCGCCAGACTATGTACTCATTGATGCATGTATTAAGCAACAATTTATCAATGCTGTTAAATCAACGATTCAAGAATTCTATAGTAAAGACGCAAAAAATAGCGACGACTTTGGCAGAATTGTAAACGAAGCACATACACAACGTCTAAGTAATTTAATTAACGAAACAAGCGGAGATATTGTATACGGTGGCAACAGTGACGAAAGTACGCGTTATATTGAGCCAACTGTCGTAGATAATGTTAAATTTGATGATATATTGATGGAAGATGAAATATTCGGACCTATATTACCAATCATGACTTATGAAAGCTTTGGCGATGCTATACAATATATTAAAAGTAAACCAAAACCATTAGCTTTATATTTATTTAGTGAAGATGAAAATCATACAGATGAAGTTGTAAATCGCTTGTCATTTGGTGGAGGTTGCATCAACGACACTTTATTACATGTTGGTAACTTTAACTTACCATTCGGTGGCGTTGGTCATTCAGGAATTGGAAAATATCATGGCAAATCCTCATTCGAACTATTTAGTAATGTAAAAGGCATGATGTTTAAAACGACTAAACTCGAGACAGGAGTGTTGTTCCCTCCTTATAAAGGTAAGGGAAAATATGTACGAGCAATGTTTAAGAAATAA
- a CDS encoding Gfo/Idh/MocA family oxidoreductase, with translation MKFGFIGTNWISDRFIENGKVVDGFEPYAVYSRTEERASYFKEKHDLAEIYTDLEAFCKATSFEAIYIATPNAFHFEQAKLAIEHKKHVLIEKPATINKEQFETLSRLAHENNVTVMEAMKSTVMVPFVEFKEANVDIGEIRYASFHYHQYSSRYDKYKQGIIENAFKPELGNGALMDLGVYAVAPMIHLFGKPKELKAYGFKLDTGADGQGNAILDYETFQATISYSKICDRVSPSEIIGEQGSVIIDKISAPSHIKIYDKEGILVKEFKCDDTYVMKDEIIEFIECIQSQKVESTINTHQRTIDTIAVLDEMREQIGVRFEV, from the coding sequence ATGAAGTTTGGATTTATTGGTACGAATTGGATTAGTGATCGTTTTATTGAAAATGGCAAAGTAGTAGATGGTTTTGAACCATATGCTGTGTACTCCCGAACTGAGGAACGTGCGTCATATTTTAAAGAGAAACATGATCTTGCTGAGATATATACTGATTTGGAAGCATTTTGTAAAGCGACGTCTTTTGAAGCGATTTATATAGCAACACCAAATGCGTTTCATTTTGAACAAGCGAAATTGGCGATTGAACATAAGAAGCATGTATTGATTGAAAAGCCTGCAACGATTAATAAAGAACAATTTGAAACATTATCTAGGTTAGCGCATGAAAATAATGTAACGGTAATGGAAGCAATGAAATCAACTGTTATGGTGCCTTTTGTTGAATTTAAAGAAGCGAATGTAGATATCGGTGAAATTAGGTATGCGAGTTTTCACTACCATCAATATTCATCAAGATATGATAAATATAAACAAGGTATTATTGAAAATGCATTTAAACCTGAATTAGGTAACGGTGCGTTAATGGATTTAGGCGTATATGCAGTAGCACCGATGATACATTTATTCGGTAAGCCAAAAGAACTTAAAGCATATGGATTCAAGTTGGATACTGGGGCAGATGGACAAGGGAATGCCATTCTAGACTATGAGACATTCCAAGCTACAATCAGTTATTCTAAAATCTGTGACAGAGTGAGCCCTTCAGAGATTATTGGTGAACAAGGATCAGTCATTATAGATAAAATAAGTGCGCCATCGCATATCAAAATTTATGATAAAGAAGGCATATTGGTAAAAGAATTTAAATGTGATGATACGTATGTAATGAAAGATGAAATCATAGAATTTATTGAATGTATTCAATCTCAAAAAGTGGAATCAACAATTAATACACACCAAAGAACAATAGATACAATAGCAGTATTAGATGAAATGAGAGAACAAATTGGCGTTCGATTTGAAGTCTAA
- a CDS encoding GNAT family N-acetyltransferase, which translates to MEIKQGTNKFYVGNSENDFDAEITYQDNDGKILVVDHTFVDTSLRGQGIARKLVDVVIEKARNEGKVIDPVCPYVKDVMNKDQSTHDVLKNA; encoded by the coding sequence ATGGAAATTAAACAAGGCACAAATAAATTTTATGTAGGCAATTCTGAGAATGATTTTGACGCTGAAATTACTTATCAAGATAACGATGGTAAAATACTTGTAGTTGACCATACGTTCGTTGATACAAGTCTAAGAGGACAAGGCATCGCACGTAAGTTAGTGGATGTAGTAATTGAGAAAGCACGCAATGAAGGAAAAGTCATCGATCCTGTTTGTCCATATGTGAAAGATGTCATGAACAAAGACCAAAGCACACACGACGTTTTAAAAAATGCATAA